The Calypte anna isolate BGI_N300 chromosome 1, bCalAnn1_v1.p, whole genome shotgun sequence region GGCCAATCATGTCATTTCAGGCCCATTCCTAACAAAAACTTTCCCAGCCTAGAATTTTAATTTAGCCAAGAGGTGGAAAGTACCCAAAACACAGACAGTCTTCAGAGGAAAATTAGCTCAGTCTCCAGAAAGTATGGAAATGGTTCTGTAGTGAAATTATTCCATTTACAGCACTTTTTTGTGAGCACTCAATTAGCACTCAGCTAATAAACTGTCCTTGCATTTTAGATTGCCAGGGCACAAGTGTTTTGGCACGTAAATCCACACTGGGTTGGGTGTAACCTGACCCAGCAGAGAGGTGTAAACCCACTCTCTGTTGGGTGTAACCTGATCCAGCAGAGGTGTCGGTGACTTGGCCGGGACCGAAGGGATCTGTAAAGGCTTCAGCAGGTGGAATGAAAGACTCCCCCGACTTTAACACCCTGAGCAGCCAGCGCGTTGTACTCTGCCACCGCCTTCTCTGTCTGCAGGACCAACACCTCGATCCCGTTTTTCTTCAGATAGTCCACAGTGGATGCTGGAACCTcggaaaaggaaatggaaagagcAAGTATTAAAGAGTCTTTTCCTCCACACACTGAAAGGCTTGAAGCAAAAACAGGTAGTGGTGTCATTTGTTAGTAGATGATGTGCTTAGGTTTTTCTGAGATggatagaattttttttacacacCTCCCATCTCTCTTTAACACTATTTAAAATACAGCCATTTCTTGTAAAAAGAACTGGAGCTAAAGGTAATTAATTGAAGGGAATTAATTTAAATCAGGTGTTATCCACACTACAAAAATCTAAAGAATTGCTTCTCACAAAGCATTTCCCAACTTTCTGTAGCTAGTTTAGCTGCTGAAATGACACCCCCCCAAGATTAGTAACAGAAATGTCTAATTATCAAAGTAATTACAGCAGGTAAAGGCCTAGATCATAACTTATTCTaagggaggaaaagaataaCAATGTAAAAAATTGTCCACGTTTAAatttaattgcagcacataaaCCTGTTTGTTGTTTGACACTGATGCTAACACAGAGGAGCTCAAGTGATGTTTCCTTTAGGAAGAGAGGAACTCCTGGCAACAGTTCAGTCAGATTAATTCAGCatcccagatttttttcccctcttagtAAAGcatcatggattttttttcctctctgatgaGACgaataaggaaaacaaagagtTGCAGTTTATGTTTATTATGGAAGAAAAACTTACCTGCAAAGCCTCACTCATGCCACGACCAATCACCATGGTTTTAACACCCTTCTTGACAACTTCTTCAAGGTCAGCTGGTTGCACTCCTGGAGAATGCTgtcaagagaggaaaataagttTGTACTGACAGCATCAACCAGGAAAGCTTCACCAAGGTGTTTTGACACCCAGCAGGGTAAATTAGCAGTAGCAAAATGTAACACAACCCTCTCTTCTGCATACACACAGTAGATAATGTTGGTAATTATAAAAGGTATTTTATATGCAGATGAGGGATGACAGTTAGTTAGTTGATGGtgatattatttattaataaagttaaaaataaaattacacatttCTAAACCATCTAACAGCTAGccttttataaatattaaaagtgaaaacaatAAATTTTAACATATTgccatttgttttcaaatgaacAAAATCTTTTTGTAATGAAGATCATGGAAAGCCAAAGTTTACCCAGTTTAATTACAAAGACCTCAACAAATTCAAATgattaaattcttttcttatttacttTGTAAATCTCATTTACTGAAAAGGTCTGAAGCACACTGGTTAGTTTCATGTTAGTTAACAGCTTCAGTTTCTTCACTATTctaaattttaagaaagaagTAGTGGAAACCAAACTCCTTAAAGGAAAAGAGCTTTACCATTGCTAATTGAGTTTTAAGGAATGACATCCATTTACTACCAGGACATTTTAAACATATGAATACACAACAAACACACCTGTAGTGTTAATATAAAACATTATTCAATTCCTGGATTCACTTTCTATGTATCTCTGTGTGGCCAAGAGTAACAAACTGTACAACCTGTTGCTAGAATTTggtgtgagggtttttttgttttttttttttaaggattaataccttttttggttttttttaggggggggtgggaggacaCGACAGGGGGAAGGGGAATTCTTAAGTTGTTTCAGAGGACTGCAGTGAGTTTCTCTCTTGCAGTAGGTAACAGCATGGTGGACTTCTGGAGAATGTTACTTTTATGGTTCACTCCCTAAACTTCCAGAAAATGCTACAGTCTGACAATGACTGATTCAGCTTTATTCTTTGATGTCCCTGGAtcctctgctgttctttttcccctgctcAGGTCAccagcagctgatgctgctCCCTCTCACAGCCCTGTCAGTGCTCCAGCTTGCTGGACAGGGCAAGACTTCTCAAGCTGAAATGACCACAGGAGCTCCTGAAGTCACAGGTGAGGGAAAGCTTCCATGGTAGAGGGTGACTTCAACCATGTGGAATCAATTTATCCCACCAGAAATATCCTAAATCACAGCCTCTTTAGCCTGGCTGGTATCTGGAATTTCACCTTTATGGTTCTCCAAGTTGTGTTTGCTTTAATCCATTTCCATGTGATATTCAGAGGTAACTTCAACATGCAGATTTCTCAGACAAAAACATCACAAGAATGTTTATAACAGAAGAGgtaatgttttttcctctggggGGGGTTAAAGTAGACTCAGAACTTTGACAAAAACAACTGGTATGGTTTACTGCAATTAGAATAATTAGCTTGCAGGAGAAGGTTTGCTGTCACATGATGAGTACTCCTGGGACATGAAAGCCACGaacaaaaggattttctttGGTTACACACAACACTGGTGCAGGGGCTTCCACGAGTTTCATAGGAAACCAgtgtaaaaaaggaaatgtaacaTGGTGGAGTAAGTGTCTGACTGCTGATTTGACAGCTGGAGGGACAGAGGAAGGGCAGCAGAATTTCTTGATTGTTTAtttaattctctgctttttcctttcatgatTCCTTGTTCTTTTCACCAGTTAACAGATGGCACTGAAATACAGCCAGGAAGAGGCTGTCTTCCATCCCCAAGGGTTAAGGCCATAAGAATTATCTGTGCTCAGTTACAGAACCTTGCTGAGCCAGTTACACATTTTTCCTGGTGAAAGAATAACATGCAAgacaggaggaagagaaggaaaggaaacaatttGTATTGAGCATGGGACAAGACCATCACTGCTTCTTTCCCAAACTTCAGCTCAACCTGCACCCAGGAAAAACAAGCCCAAAAAGCACACTGTGGTCTAACAAAGAAATGTCCCGAAAATACATCTGATTAATTCTGCTATTTCCAGTGCTGATCAGAGGAACTTTTTACCATTCTTCTGGAGCTGGAGATGCAGTCCAGGAAAGCTTAGATCTCTTCTCACGTTTGTTGCTTGCTACTGCTATTTAAACCAAGTCACCTAACTCCTTACAGCTGCAAGGGGGAGAGGAACATTACAGGTGACCTGTATAAGGCAAAACTTAAATAGGTATTAAATAGGTATTTTAATAggtatttattatatttataggTATTTATATTAAATAGGTATTTAAATAGGTATTTTGTACTTCCTTATGATATAAAAAGGATGCCAAAAACCTACCTCTCCAAAGAACccaactttttatttttcctccactGATTTTGATTTAACATAACTTGTTTATTTTGATTCAGTTGGGGGATTTTTCTCTAAGGGATTTTATGGACTTGAAGTTTCCACCTTGAAGACATCCCTTGTTTGAAACTTTGAACTCACAACCTCCTAAATGCTACTGAGTGGTTATAATTTGAAACCAAAGTGGTCAGAATGAGTATCAAGATGTGATAGAGTTGGGAACCAATTGGGAGTTTCTCAGATATTGTATGTGTTCTGCTTCTCTGGTGATACATGCATATAACCCAGGAAAACAATACAGTCAAGCAAACCAAAGTGACATCCCACACCATGCAACCCACCTCTCCAAACAGCTGAACAgcaaaaacttcattttttatgcTTACtccataaataaaatactttggCAAAGGCTACATCCACAGCTATCTTTGTGTGGTACAGGTATCTTTGCATGACAGCACTACCTTTCTCTTGGTGTTAAACTGAACTCTGTCATCCTAAAAAAGTTCTGCTCTCCCAAAGAAGTTCCAGAACCAAACATTCTCCCCTTCAGTTGTGTCAAAATGAATTTAACAGAGATATACCCCCTGGGTTACAGCTGCAGGTGTTGGGTCTAAGACCTGCTAAGACTTGATCAGCACATaattcttttctgctttaactTTTGCTGAGAAAGTatggattgatttttttttttctagccaaTATGGGTGTGTTAGAGCAAGCCTCAATATGGAAAAAATCATCATCAGCTTCCTAATGCTGATGACATTATTCTGCTTCTAAGTCTGGAATGTCAATACTATTCCatctattttaatataattctgATAGCATTTATagataaagtttaaaaataatgaggGCAAGCACTTTTAGGACATGGCTACCAAGAGAAGCCATTGTGTGATCAGCTTTTCATGGAGAAACCAGCACATCTGACACTATCTGcatgtttttcctttgaaataagTTTGAGGGACCCcaaggaaaaggctggaaaCCAAACCACATGCATTGCTGTCTTTCAGTCACATAATGTCACTCACTGCCAACTTCCTATAAATTTTTTACCTCTCTTGCTCAAGACAGCTTTGCTTTACAGTCTGACCAAAAGGTTGGTACCAGCAGGTTATGACAACTGCACTTTTCATCAAACAGAGAGTGGTGTTTGAGAGATGCAAGGTGTGTGAGAGTGTTCCTGTCAGGGTAGCTGTGGGGCACTGGTGGCAGCAGTCACTAAACATGTCACCTGGAGGAAGTTGTCTGTCTGAAATCCTCCAAACTCTCTGCAGTCACTTCTGAAACACTCAGTTCTCCCCAAGAAAACTCTTAATGGGGAGATGAGTGCAAGGCAGCTCACTGAATTTCTGGCTGGAGAAATTAACAACTGCTCTCTGGACCATTCTCAGAGTCCCCTTTATAATCAGGATGGATAATAAAGAGCAAACTCACATTAGTGCCAGTTTCTCTCCAATCCCAGGTTCGGCTTCCTCCTGGCCATACTTTGCAGTCCTTGTAAGTTGTAGAGCAGCCTTTGACCTTCATGTGACCCCAAGAAAGGGAAGCAATTTCAGGGGAAGACATCACAAAGTTGTATCAAAGTCtagaaaaaagatattaaatacaTAACATCAGGCTAACATATGCAGCATActaagaaaaccagaaaattccccaaggagctgggaaggaaacACTATTACAGACTCCATCCATGGGAGTTTGTGATCAGCAGAATTATCAGACTTCTTGGGGATTTTGCACAGGATTTTGGGCAAAGCATTTTATGTGCTAAATCTAAGCAAGTACTGGGTGCTCAACTTTCAAAACTATCATCTGGGATCAGGTCCCAGAATATCCTCTCACATCTGTGTTTTAATCTTCTCCCTAAAATGTACAATGAAGATGATggcattttcttaaaataactaAGACACTGCTTCTCTGGCCCCTTTATCAATTAAAAGCAGTaaataaggttaaaaaaaaacacccaaaaaaaaaattccaagagaAAAGCTATGAATAAAACAATGGCATTCCCATGTTGCTAGAGCAATCAAGGTTTTCAGAGACCTAAAGGGGTCAAGCTTTCTCTCCCTAGTTACACCTTCCAGAGGCCAAGTCTCCCTGTGTAATATTGCAGCACAGTTAAACACCCAAATAATATTGTTTCCAATATTTGGCCTCAGTCTTCATTGTTTcagcttaaacccattatttCTAATCCTTTTGTGCTGTGGACAAGAAGTTTAATCTTTAtctttttcaccattttttattttcctgaggacttaatcttttttcctttcttttagaCTAGGTAAACTCACCTCCCCTTCAGTCACTTTTTCTACATTtctgctcagcttctccttttttctcctagCAGCCAACAATTGCCAAGCATCTTTCTTTGATGTCTTTTGCCTAAAACTATACAGAGTGCTCCAGCTAAGGCCTTAGCAGAACTGCTATAGGCCAGCTGTTTTTTTGGTATTAACAGCAATAAATTTTAGATCTGCTGCAACAGTCAGAGCTGGGCATTAACAGGGCAGTGACTCACATCACTTCACACCCCTCCTACACCCTGCTCCAGAGTCCCTCAACCTCAATGCAGTCTGGCTGCTGGTGTGGTtctggcagcagggaagaaaggaatGGCACAGGGAACGTGTTGGAATAGCCTGGCAGCTCACTGGTGTGTTGCAAGGGTGGtctcttttttgttcttccagtttagagggaagagagggacctgggagtttggattgccaggaagctgaacaggagccagcagtgtgcccaggtagccaggaaggccaatggcatcctggcctgtatcaggaacagcatggccagcaggcccagggaagggattctgcccctgtgctcagccctggtgaggccacagcttgagtcctgtgtccaggtctgggcccctcagtttaggaaggagcttgaggtgctggagcaggtccaaaggaggcaactgggctggtgaagggatccagcagagatcctgtgaggagaggctgagggagctgggggtgttgaggctggagaagaggaggctcagggagacctcatcactctctgcaactccctgaaaggaggttggagccaggggggggttggtctcttttcccaggcaactctcagcaagacaagaggccatggtctcaagttgtgccaggggaggtttaggttggatattagaacgaatttctttatggagagggtgatcagccattggaatgggctgcccagggaaggggtggattttccatccctagagatatttcaaaagagactggatgtggcactcagtgccatgggctgggaactgcaatagtggatcaagggttggactcgatgatctctgaggtcccttccaacccagccaattctatgattctatgatttctgcagagctgtgctgctggctgatCCAGAAAACCTCAGTGGCAGATGCTTCCAGATATGCAGTTTCTcatcctttgctttttaattgttCAAATTCAGCAGGAGAAATTGATCCCGGGAACATTGGTGGCATGAATTAAAGAAGGAAACACTCACAAAAGAGAAATCTTCCAggctttttcccttcctgtctCACACATGCTGCAGCAAACCACAGCACAGCCAGACAGGACGTGCTCTTCAATTGCCAGGAACAGATCTAAATATCCTGCTTCAAATATCCCATGAAGTAAAAACTGAGTTACTTTGGATCTGACACAAAACTGAGGCTGCCAGAGCTGCTACTTCCACAGggaaattcttttcttccttgctcctaggtgaaacacacacacacacacacacagccaaaCTGGAAGCCAGGCAAGCAGCTACAGGGGAGTGAAACCTGGATTCATCTATTCAAGGTTCATTTGTTACCCATCCATGATGCAATGGATTCAAACAAAGGTTTATAGgattatttttccaaatgtctGCATGAAAGgagataaaagcagaagaaataagcagcagaaagaattcACCCATCAACAGAAGAGTAAAGGGTGAATAAACCACCCAGAACCTGGCtctgaaggacaaaaataatTGACTGCTCTAGTTTGGAGAGGAAACATCAGAATTAGATCTGGAGGTTAAAGAGAGGTGAATGAACAATAAAATGATTAGGAATATCAGATTTCCCAGTCCAAATATTATCACAAGGCTGGGACTGTGCAATCAAACTGgcaaaaactgcaaaaaaggaaagcaaattcaGGCTGAGGGTTCCATAGGGTCTTCTCCAAACAGCCCAAAACAAAGAAGGCaccagcaaagaaacaaagaaacaaatcttAAAAGCCTTAAAAACAATTCCTAATCTAAAGACATTTCCCAATCATACTGCCAGAGCATATCAGTGAGGTCAGGTTATTTGAATTAACTCTTAAATTGAAGTAAGAATGAACTTTTCAACAGGAACTTTGGACATTCTTGATGGAGGGTGGGGTCCAGTCATCAATCAGCAGGAAAATACTTCCCCAATGAATTAgttgttgttttaattattcTCTGTGACAAATGTACAGTACCAAAATATACAGTACTTCAGATCAGAAGAGACCATAAATTATACAACTCACAAGTATGACCTAAAATAGCAATTTCTGTAAATCACAGCAGTCCAAACACAATGAGGTGAGGAAGAGAAATGGTGCAGAAATTTATAAGCAAAGCTATGAATTAAAAACCATAGGAAataaaggaagcagaagagcttaaaaaggaaacaaaacagaattttacaCAAGGATATGGTACTG contains the following coding sequences:
- the AAMDC gene encoding mth938 domain-containing protein → MSSPEIASLSWGHMKVKGCSTTYKDCKVWPGGSRTWDWRETGTNHSPGVQPADLEEVVKKGVKTMVIGRGMSEALQVPASTVDYLKKNGIEVLVLQTEKAVAEYNALAAQGVKVGGVFHSTC